In Oceanococcus atlanticus, the following proteins share a genomic window:
- a CDS encoding methyltransferase family protein, whose protein sequence is MALLLTLIGVLVALAAQGALVLFLLNLGPLGIDHGEPINVVAALAINISLLLFFGAPHSLMARPRFKQWWTQLVSHKAERGVYMLMSGLTLATVVHFWSPLPQDIWSFSSELVRWALFASFGLGLGIVFWAIFAVDFFHFHGFRQATTDNAVEPPFTVRGPYRFARHPIQTGLIIALWSTPDMTLGHLLFAAGMTAYSLIATLMLEERDLHKALGDDYQAYVRRVPAIVPGFLIPGRRSR, encoded by the coding sequence ATGGCACTGTTGTTGACCCTGATTGGGGTTTTGGTTGCGTTGGCAGCGCAAGGCGCACTGGTTCTGTTTCTGCTGAATCTGGGTCCGTTGGGCATTGACCACGGCGAGCCCATCAATGTGGTCGCCGCATTGGCAATCAATATCAGCTTGCTGTTGTTCTTTGGCGCCCCTCACAGCCTTATGGCTCGCCCCCGCTTCAAGCAATGGTGGACACAACTTGTCTCACACAAAGCCGAGCGCGGCGTTTACATGCTGATGTCCGGCCTTACTTTGGCCACGGTGGTGCATTTCTGGTCGCCACTGCCACAGGACATCTGGTCATTCTCCTCTGAACTCGTGCGCTGGGCCTTGTTCGCGTCGTTTGGCCTTGGCTTGGGCATCGTTTTCTGGGCGATATTCGCAGTCGATTTTTTCCACTTTCATGGGTTTCGCCAAGCCACCACGGATAACGCCGTGGAGCCGCCGTTCACGGTTCGCGGACCTTACCGCTTTGCCCGCCACCCCATACAGACCGGTTTGATTATTGCCCTGTGGTCAACACCTGACATGACACTTGGGCATCTGCTGTTCGCGGCAGGTATGACAGCCTACAGTCTGATCGCCACGCTGATGCTGGAGGAACGGGACCTGCACAAAGCACTGGGGGACGACTACCAAGCCTACGTCCGCCGCGTACCGGCAATTGTCCCCGGCTTCTTGATCCCCGGACGCCGCTCCCGATAA
- a CDS encoding GH92 family glycosyl hydrolase yields the protein MRDTVRIGIVVLGAFAFSFISGCQGGRNIPASANTEALTKWVNVFVGTQSGAEDFGTGGGGGNTFPGATLPFGMLQFSPGTAPSTDNFSGGYTYSDSVIDGFSLTHISGAGCAIYQDIPIMPTALDVIQSPARLLSASSNPRYHAAFDHAREHAEPGYYQVLLNPDSATPIDVELTATRRSGMARFGFADVDVGRILLNPGGSEMANGLASISIDPQANEVSGASSSGRFCYQDNEYTVYFVARFDAPIIEHGVWDKLSLRPGGTQASDRFPLPINAQPIPGGPAQLPGDPSTTAQAGGWVGFNTRAYPHIQMKVGISFVSIENARANMLAENPGWRFDDLRHQAAQTWHQELSRVELTQATAQQKRLFYTALYHSLLSPNTFSDVNGDYLGMDGQLYNSADRPQYSTFSGWDTYRTQMPLLAMLTPRRASDMLHSLLNNYEHSGWLPKWSYANQHTDVMVGDPAALLISTAQAMGAVHFDHELALQAMLKGATQPAGAQQYLLPGNAGYIQRPGLQAFLNRGYIPYEFSVPSGAFGLIHRGLVWGTVSTALEYALADFAISQFAQRIGQTALAGLAELQPDAWLKNFNPANGYIQPRLISGLFLPNFDPASGLGYTEGSGAQYSWFVPHQMNALVASIGGVDIARTRLDAFFTQLNAGPEAEHAFLGNEPSLFTPWIYAWLDQPGKITPLVWSALTSLYADEPGGMPGNDDLGAMSSWWVLASLGLMPAIPGTDTLLLNAPLVTDATLHRENGTLRIRRTGTGSQIQGLRVNGQAHHRAWLRHTDLPDGTTLEFQLDDAPSNWAQAPSARPPG from the coding sequence ATGAGAGACACGGTGCGCATAGGGATAGTAGTGCTGGGTGCATTCGCCTTTTCATTCATTTCTGGATGCCAAGGCGGACGAAATATTCCCGCATCAGCAAACACGGAAGCGCTCACAAAATGGGTCAACGTTTTTGTCGGAACCCAATCTGGCGCTGAGGACTTCGGCACTGGCGGGGGCGGAGGAAATACCTTTCCTGGTGCAACCTTGCCGTTCGGCATGCTGCAATTCAGTCCCGGCACGGCGCCGTCTACAGACAATTTCTCTGGTGGCTACACTTATTCAGACAGCGTCATAGACGGTTTCAGCCTGACCCATATTTCGGGTGCCGGCTGTGCGATTTATCAAGATATTCCTATTATGCCCACGGCGCTGGATGTTATTCAGTCGCCTGCTCGTCTGCTCAGCGCGAGCAGTAACCCGCGCTACCACGCAGCGTTCGATCACGCTCGCGAGCACGCGGAGCCGGGTTACTACCAAGTTCTGCTAAATCCCGACAGCGCTACACCGATCGACGTCGAGTTAACCGCCACCCGTCGCAGTGGCATGGCCCGCTTCGGGTTCGCCGATGTGGATGTTGGACGCATTTTGCTCAATCCAGGCGGCAGTGAGATGGCCAACGGCCTGGCAAGCATTTCTATTGATCCGCAGGCGAACGAAGTCAGCGGAGCAAGTAGCAGCGGACGGTTTTGCTACCAAGACAATGAATACACCGTGTATTTTGTCGCACGCTTTGATGCGCCGATCATTGAACACGGCGTGTGGGACAAACTGTCGTTGAGACCGGGTGGCACACAGGCGAGCGACCGATTCCCGCTGCCCATCAACGCTCAACCCATCCCCGGTGGCCCAGCCCAGTTGCCCGGCGATCCCAGCACTACCGCCCAGGCCGGGGGCTGGGTAGGGTTCAACACTCGCGCGTATCCACACATTCAGATGAAGGTCGGTATTTCCTTTGTCAGCATTGAAAATGCGCGCGCCAATATGCTGGCTGAAAACCCAGGGTGGCGATTCGATGACTTACGCCATCAGGCCGCGCAAACCTGGCACCAGGAACTCTCCCGCGTTGAGTTAACGCAAGCAACGGCGCAACAGAAACGCCTGTTTTACACCGCGCTTTATCACAGCCTGCTCTCGCCAAACACGTTCAGTGATGTCAACGGCGATTACCTTGGCATGGATGGGCAACTGTACAACAGCGCGGATCGGCCGCAGTACAGCACGTTCTCGGGCTGGGATACATACCGCACGCAAATGCCTCTGCTGGCGATGCTGACGCCGCGGCGCGCGAGCGACATGCTGCATTCATTGCTCAACAACTATGAACACAGCGGGTGGCTGCCCAAATGGTCATACGCGAACCAGCATACCGATGTCATGGTCGGTGACCCCGCCGCACTGCTGATCAGCACCGCCCAGGCCATGGGGGCCGTTCACTTCGATCACGAGCTTGCACTGCAAGCGATGCTTAAAGGTGCGACTCAGCCAGCTGGCGCACAGCAATACTTGTTGCCCGGTAATGCGGGTTATATACAACGCCCTGGTCTGCAGGCGTTTCTCAACAGAGGTTACATCCCCTACGAGTTCAGCGTGCCATCTGGCGCATTTGGCCTGATCCATCGAGGGCTGGTTTGGGGCACCGTGTCGACTGCGCTGGAATACGCACTCGCCGATTTTGCCATCTCCCAGTTTGCCCAGCGAATCGGGCAGACCGCGCTCGCCGGGCTGGCGGAACTGCAACCTGACGCATGGCTTAAGAACTTCAACCCTGCCAACGGGTACATACAACCACGACTAATAAGCGGGCTGTTTTTACCCAACTTTGACCCCGCCAGCGGGCTGGGTTACACCGAAGGTAGCGGAGCCCAGTACAGCTGGTTTGTGCCCCACCAAATGAACGCATTGGTCGCAAGCATTGGCGGTGTAGACATCGCCCGCACTCGGCTGGACGCATTTTTCACTCAACTCAATGCAGGGCCCGAGGCCGAACACGCTTTCCTGGGCAACGAGCCTTCGCTGTTCACCCCCTGGATTTACGCATGGCTGGATCAGCCCGGCAAGATTACACCGCTCGTCTGGTCTGCCTTGACGAGCCTGTATGCTGACGAACCCGGCGGCATGCCAGGCAATGATGACTTGGGCGCCATGTCATCATGGTGGGTATTGGCGTCTCTGGGCCTGATGCCCGCTATACCCGGCACCGATACCCTGCTGTTAAATGCTCCGCTAGTGACAGACGCCACACTGCACCGCGAGAACGGCACATTGAGGATTCGCCGCACAGGTACTGGCAGTCAAATTCAAGGCTTACGGGTCAATGGACAAGCCCACCACCGCGCCTGGCTGCGTCACACCGACTTGCCTGACGGAACTACGCTTGAATTTCAGTTGGACGATGCCCCGTCAAATTGGGCACAAGCCCCATCAGCCCGTCCTCCTGGTTAA
- a CDS encoding DUF962 domain-containing protein: MNCVENAKTFAEFYPLYLAEHADRNCRRLHVVGSIAALLLLTAGILSQQWLFLIVVPVVGYACAWVGHFFFEKNRPATFKRPLYSLMGDGMMLCDIARGKIKI; this comes from the coding sequence GTGAACTGTGTTGAAAACGCCAAAACCTTTGCCGAATTCTACCCCCTGTATCTGGCAGAACATGCCGACCGGAATTGCCGTCGTTTACATGTTGTCGGAAGCATCGCTGCATTGCTCTTGCTCACCGCAGGCATACTCAGCCAACAGTGGCTCTTCTTGATCGTTGTTCCTGTTGTCGGATACGCATGCGCCTGGGTCGGGCATTTTTTCTTTGAAAAAAACCGGCCCGCAACCTTCAAACGGCCCCTTTATAGCCTTATGGGGGACGGCATGATGTTGTGCGACATCGCCAGAGGGAAAATTAAAATATAA
- a CDS encoding phytanoyl-CoA dioxygenase family protein → MKQHLSGDQIEHYQLNGFVCPIDVLCESDVARLRGELEGMEELQGHVMNKAQCNKTHLLYDWADELVHHPAILDAVESLIGPNILCYMSNLFIKEAGSSSYVSMHQDAAYWGVDADDVVTAWIALSPATRKSGVMKVQPGSHKTQLEQHNTYAKDNLLSRGQEIASHQLESGSQLYMELQPGQMSLHHFMLAHGSDANHSNDRRIGLAIRYVNASARKIGQPESALLVRGTNTGGFLLEQRARSLTRRQRTRQHAQALRRQLPNIFAPQKSANLSERLRLFLTTRFAVLYTYFREMRA, encoded by the coding sequence ATGAAACAGCATCTCAGCGGCGATCAAATCGAACACTACCAGCTCAATGGCTTCGTCTGCCCAATCGATGTCCTCTGCGAGTCTGACGTGGCCCGTCTGCGTGGCGAACTTGAGGGCATGGAGGAGTTGCAGGGTCATGTCATGAACAAGGCTCAGTGCAACAAAACTCATCTGCTATACGACTGGGCTGATGAGCTGGTTCACCATCCCGCCATTCTGGATGCTGTGGAGTCCCTGATCGGACCCAACATCCTGTGCTACATGAGCAACCTCTTCATCAAAGAGGCCGGCAGCAGCAGCTACGTCTCCATGCATCAGGACGCAGCATACTGGGGCGTTGATGCCGATGATGTTGTCACCGCATGGATCGCGTTGAGCCCGGCGACACGCAAATCCGGCGTCATGAAAGTGCAGCCAGGCTCGCACAAGACCCAGCTGGAACAACACAATACTTACGCCAAGGACAATCTTTTGAGCCGCGGCCAAGAAATCGCCTCTCACCAACTCGAATCGGGCAGCCAGCTCTACATGGAGCTGCAGCCCGGCCAGATGAGTCTGCATCATTTCATGCTGGCACATGGTTCCGATGCAAATCACTCCAACGACCGACGCATCGGGCTTGCCATCCGCTATGTCAATGCTTCCGCGCGCAAGATTGGACAACCCGAATCGGCCTTACTGGTTAGAGGGACGAATACCGGGGGCTTTCTGCTGGAGCAGCGCGCACGCTCGCTGACACGCCGCCAACGAACTCGCCAGCATGCCCAGGCATTGCGCCGACAATTGCCGAATATCTTTGCCCCACAAAAATCGGCAAACCTCAGCGAACGCCTGCGTTTATTTTTAACCACTCGCTTTGCTGTGCTGTACACCTATTTCCGTGAAATGCGCGCTTAG
- a CDS encoding TetR/AcrR family transcriptional regulator, which translates to MECAVPKLHDGREISPATLEKLRSTILKRFAAASYQDVGIRDICAEAGVSPKTVYKYFGNKDEMLFACIQDDLETLHLQCLQAARQYQQPLRQLSAFFECWCDYYFERKDVAAIVFLTIPQRYWVGERSFVQAPLHRVAQGMLSAGQREGSIADDIQADLLREWIVGLAHRAMIRFLSDAEVVPAEIKRALLIAIQRLASRSAAVQ; encoded by the coding sequence TTGGAATGCGCCGTGCCGAAATTACATGATGGTCGAGAGATTTCTCCCGCCACGTTGGAGAAATTGCGCAGCACGATCCTGAAGCGGTTTGCCGCCGCGTCGTATCAGGATGTGGGAATACGAGATATCTGTGCCGAGGCTGGTGTCAGTCCAAAAACGGTCTACAAGTATTTCGGTAACAAGGACGAAATGCTGTTCGCGTGTATCCAGGACGACCTGGAAACATTACATTTGCAGTGCTTGCAAGCGGCGAGGCAATACCAGCAGCCGTTGCGTCAGCTCAGTGCATTTTTTGAGTGCTGGTGTGACTACTACTTTGAGCGAAAGGATGTTGCCGCCATTGTCTTTCTGACGATCCCTCAGCGTTACTGGGTTGGCGAGCGTTCATTTGTGCAGGCGCCCCTGCACCGTGTGGCGCAGGGCATGCTCAGCGCCGGGCAGCGTGAAGGGAGCATCGCTGACGATATTCAGGCCGATCTGCTGCGCGAGTGGATTGTGGGTTTGGCTCACCGCGCCATGATTCGCTTTTTGAGCGATGCCGAGGTCGTGCCTGCCGAGATTAAACGGGCTTTGCTGATAGCCATTCAGCGCCTCGCATCGCGGAGTGCCGCAGTTCAGTAG
- a CDS encoding flavodoxin family protein, whose protein sequence is MANLLIVYHSQSGHTEGLAKAALKGARHHDIHNVEVRFIRAHEADENDLLWADGILFGTPENFGYMSGAMKDFLDRTYYQVEGQLGGRPYAIFISCANDGRGAAAAIHRIMNGYALKEVADPLICRGRPKPQHLEAAEELGMTMAAGLEAGVF, encoded by the coding sequence ATGGCAAATCTGCTGATTGTTTACCACAGCCAAAGCGGGCACACCGAGGGGCTGGCCAAGGCGGCACTCAAGGGCGCCCGTCACCACGACATCCATAACGTCGAGGTGCGCTTCATCCGCGCCCATGAGGCTGACGAAAACGACCTGCTGTGGGCCGATGGCATCCTGTTCGGCACGCCGGAGAATTTCGGCTACATGTCTGGCGCGATGAAGGATTTCCTCGACCGCACCTATTATCAGGTCGAGGGCCAGCTGGGTGGCCGGCCGTACGCCATTTTCATCTCCTGCGCCAACGATGGGCGCGGCGCTGCAGCCGCCATACACCGCATCATGAACGGCTACGCGCTCAAGGAAGTGGCCGACCCGCTGATCTGCCGTGGGCGCCCCAAACCACAGCACCTTGAAGCCGCCGAAGAACTCGGCATGACCATGGCCGCGGGCCTGGAAGCAGGGGTTTTCTAG
- a CDS encoding electron transport complex subunit E, whose product MATYSEITIKGLWTNNPGLVQLLGLCPLLAVSTTVINGLGLGLATMATLVASNLIVSLIRNWVRPEVRIPVFVMVIAAIVTAIELLMNAYLHQLYRVLGIFIPLIVTNCSIIGRAEAFASKNGPLPAALDGFAQGLGFALCLVVLGALREVLGHGTLLADADLLFGPLAANWEIVLIEDFRGLLLAILPPGAFLGLGLMIAGKNWFDRHQADKAKAATSLASPAAI is encoded by the coding sequence ATGGCGACGTATAGCGAAATCACCATCAAAGGCCTGTGGACCAACAACCCGGGCCTGGTTCAACTGCTTGGCCTGTGCCCCTTGCTGGCGGTGAGCACCACCGTCATCAACGGTCTCGGCCTGGGTCTTGCGACCATGGCCACGCTGGTGGCCTCCAATCTGATCGTGTCGCTGATCCGCAACTGGGTGCGTCCGGAAGTGCGTATCCCGGTCTTCGTGATGGTGATCGCGGCCATTGTCACCGCGATTGAATTGCTCATGAACGCGTATCTGCACCAGCTGTACCGCGTGCTGGGCATTTTTATCCCGTTGATCGTGACCAACTGCAGCATCATCGGTCGGGCCGAAGCCTTTGCCTCCAAGAACGGACCTCTGCCGGCGGCGCTCGATGGTTTCGCCCAGGGTCTGGGCTTTGCCTTGTGCCTGGTGGTGCTCGGCGCCCTGCGCGAAGTGCTGGGCCACGGCACGCTGCTGGCCGATGCTGATCTGCTGTTCGGCCCCCTCGCTGCCAACTGGGAAATCGTGCTGATTGAAGATTTCCGCGGCCTGCTGCTGGCCATCCTGCCGCCCGGCGCCTTTCTGGGGCTGGGCCTGATGATTGCCGGCAAAAACTGGTTTGACCGCCATCAGGCCGACAAAGCCAAGGCTGCCACCTCGCTGGCCTCGCCCGCCGCCATCTGA
- the rsxG gene encoding electron transport complex subunit RsxG has translation MNEAQKQALRSAAVLATFAVIGSALLASANWLTRERIAENERQSMITQLQEILPADSYDNALLQDTRTLTLPGNISPPGEDTLYIARRNGMAVAAILPVTAPNGYSGAIDMLVGIRRDGTVAAVRITRHRETPGLGDGIDRSRSDWITQFDNTSLNQPENWAVRKDGGNFDQLTGATITPRAVVKAVHGALAYFKDHQQDIFGDGDV, from the coding sequence ATGAACGAAGCGCAGAAACAGGCTTTGCGCAGCGCCGCCGTACTGGCCACCTTTGCGGTGATTGGCAGCGCACTGCTGGCCAGCGCCAACTGGCTGACCCGCGAGCGGATCGCCGAAAACGAGCGGCAGAGCATGATCACCCAGCTGCAGGAGATCCTGCCCGCTGACAGCTATGACAATGCTCTGCTGCAGGACACGCGCACGCTCACGCTGCCGGGCAATATCTCCCCCCCGGGCGAAGACACGCTGTACATCGCACGCCGCAATGGCATGGCCGTGGCCGCCATCCTGCCGGTCACCGCGCCCAACGGCTACAGCGGCGCCATCGATATGCTCGTCGGCATCCGTCGCGACGGCACGGTCGCTGCCGTGCGGATCACCCGCCACCGTGAGACACCGGGCCTGGGCGACGGCATTGACCGTTCGCGCAGCGACTGGATCACCCAGTTCGACAACACCTCGCTGAACCAGCCGGAAAACTGGGCGGTGCGCAAGGACGGCGGCAATTTCGACCAGCTCACCGGCGCGACCATCACGCCGCGCGCTGTGGTCAAAGCCGTGCACGGTGCGCTGGCATACTTCAAGGATCACCAACAGGACATATTCGGCGATGGCGACGTATAG
- the rsxD gene encoding electron transport complex subunit RsxD gives MPRSSPHLPVAARVNRVMLSVCLALLPGVIASYWFFGWGVLANLALASATAVASETLMLAIRRRPIRKFLLDGSALVTGLLIGLSIPPYAPWWLVVFGASFALIFGKHLYGGLGYNPFNPAMLGFVVLLIAFPAEMSAWVNPSADLDQTRLTAYSQGRIGLEELDGLTAATPLDHVKTELSRQQTSQEAAASMASGPVAGFAWDWINLAFLAGGLWLLLRGIIRWQIPVGFLAGLGLMTLLFWLGDADRHPGLLHHWFSGATMLGAFFIATDPVSASTTPRGRLYYGLGIGVLVYIIRSFGGYPDAVAFAVLLMNICVPLIDHYTPTRTYGTGPRQP, from the coding sequence ATGCCACGCAGCTCGCCACATCTGCCGGTCGCCGCCCGGGTCAATCGGGTCATGCTCAGTGTCTGCCTGGCCCTGCTGCCCGGTGTGATCGCCAGCTACTGGTTCTTCGGCTGGGGCGTGCTGGCCAATCTGGCCCTGGCCAGCGCCACCGCCGTAGCCAGCGAAACCCTGATGCTGGCCATACGTCGGCGGCCGATACGCAAATTTCTGCTTGACGGCAGCGCCCTGGTCACCGGCCTGCTGATCGGTCTGTCGATCCCGCCCTACGCCCCGTGGTGGCTGGTGGTGTTCGGCGCCAGTTTCGCGCTGATCTTCGGCAAGCATCTGTACGGCGGACTGGGCTACAACCCGTTCAATCCCGCAATGCTGGGCTTTGTGGTGCTGCTGATCGCTTTCCCGGCGGAAATGAGCGCCTGGGTTAACCCCTCGGCCGATCTGGATCAGACCCGCCTGACCGCCTACAGCCAGGGACGCATCGGCTTGGAAGAGCTCGACGGGCTGACCGCGGCCACCCCGCTGGATCACGTCAAGACCGAGCTTTCACGCCAGCAGACCAGCCAGGAGGCCGCAGCCAGCATGGCCAGCGGGCCTGTGGCCGGCTTCGCCTGGGACTGGATCAATCTGGCCTTTCTGGCCGGCGGTCTGTGGCTGCTGCTGCGCGGGATCATCCGCTGGCAGATTCCGGTTGGTTTTCTAGCCGGGCTGGGTCTCATGACGCTACTGTTCTGGCTGGGTGACGCCGACCGCCATCCTGGCCTGCTGCATCACTGGTTCAGCGGCGCGACCATGCTCGGCGCCTTCTTTATTGCAACCGACCCGGTGTCGGCCAGCACCACGCCGCGCGGGCGCCTGTACTACGGCCTGGGCATCGGCGTGCTGGTCTACATCATCCGCAGCTTTGGCGGCTATCCGGATGCAGTGGCTTTTGCAGTTCTGCTGATGAACATCTGCGTACCGCTGATCGACCACTACACGCCGACCCGCACCTACGGCACGGGGCCACGTCAGCCATGA
- the rsxC gene encoding electron transport complex subunit RsxC — protein sequence MFGLLKKNDGFKGGLKLEGHKLHGEAGAIRTAPLPSRVTLPVSQHIGAPTVPEVEVGQRVLRGQVLANSDSFIAAPVHASISGTVVEITHKPVPHPSGLQALAIVIESDGQDEALPQPAWPPAEDPFSLDPATVRERVRAAGLVGLGGAAFPSAVKLNPGRDSLVNTLILNGAECEPYISCDAALMRERAEDILSGAELIRRSLGAQECLIGLEDNATDSATALRSALKASGYKQISIRVVPTRYPQGGEKQLIQTLTGREVPSEGLPLDIGIVVHNVGTVAAIWRALRYAEPLTSRVVTVTGPGLAQPRNLDVRLGTPVSELIAHCGGYSHEHTRLIMGGPMMGFALSSDQVPVVKATNCVLVEVNQAEPVEQAMPCIRCGECVDVCPASLLPQQLYWHARAKEFDKTQDLHLFDCIECGCCAQVCPSHIPLVQYYRYAKTEIYQAEQEKRKADIARDRHEFRLERLEKEAREKEEARRRKREALKKPAADAPSAAPPKPSGGNDAIAAAIAKAKAQKAKAAKTTGANTAADAIAKAKALAAAKTPAPDTSATADDPVAAAIAKAKAAKTAKAAGANPAADAIAKAKARAAAKKTADVDEPAVAQTDDPVAAAISKAKAAKAAKAEGSNAAAQAIAKAKALAAAKTSDAAGEPAPPPSDDPVAAAIAKAKAAKAAKADGSNPAAEAIAKAKAAKAAREKSS from the coding sequence ATGTTCGGCCTGCTGAAAAAAAACGACGGCTTCAAGGGTGGCCTCAAGCTCGAGGGGCACAAGCTGCATGGCGAGGCCGGTGCGATCCGTACTGCGCCGCTGCCCAGCCGTGTCACCTTGCCGGTTAGCCAGCATATTGGCGCACCGACCGTGCCCGAAGTCGAAGTCGGCCAGCGGGTGTTGCGCGGCCAGGTACTGGCCAACAGCGACAGCTTCATTGCCGCGCCGGTGCACGCCAGCATCTCCGGCACCGTGGTCGAGATTACCCACAAACCAGTGCCACATCCTTCCGGCTTGCAGGCGCTGGCCATCGTAATCGAGTCCGACGGCCAGGATGAAGCGTTGCCGCAACCGGCCTGGCCACCGGCAGAAGATCCGTTTTCCCTGGACCCGGCCACGGTGCGCGAGCGCGTCCGCGCCGCCGGCCTTGTCGGGCTTGGCGGTGCGGCCTTTCCATCGGCGGTCAAGCTCAACCCGGGGCGGGATTCGCTGGTCAACACGCTGATACTCAATGGTGCCGAATGCGAGCCGTACATCAGCTGCGATGCGGCACTGATGCGCGAGCGCGCCGAGGATATTCTCAGTGGCGCGGAACTGATCCGGCGCAGCCTCGGCGCCCAGGAATGCCTGATCGGACTGGAGGACAATGCCACCGATTCAGCCACTGCGCTGCGCAGCGCGCTGAAAGCCTCGGGCTATAAACAGATCAGTATCCGGGTGGTGCCCACACGCTACCCGCAAGGTGGCGAGAAACAGCTGATTCAAACCCTCACCGGGCGCGAAGTCCCGAGCGAGGGCCTGCCGCTGGATATCGGCATCGTGGTCCACAATGTGGGTACCGTGGCTGCCATCTGGCGCGCTCTGCGCTATGCCGAACCGCTGACCTCGCGGGTGGTTACGGTCACCGGACCGGGCCTCGCCCAGCCCCGCAACCTGGACGTGCGCCTGGGCACACCCGTCAGCGAACTGATCGCACATTGCGGCGGCTACAGCCATGAACACACCCGCCTGATCATGGGCGGTCCCATGATGGGCTTTGCCCTGTCCAGTGATCAGGTGCCGGTGGTCAAAGCCACCAACTGCGTGCTGGTCGAGGTCAATCAGGCTGAGCCGGTCGAACAGGCCATGCCGTGCATTCGCTGCGGCGAATGCGTAGACGTGTGCCCGGCCAGTTTGTTGCCGCAACAGTTGTACTGGCATGCCCGTGCCAAGGAATTCGACAAGACCCAGGATCTGCACCTGTTCGACTGCATCGAATGCGGTTGCTGTGCACAGGTGTGCCCGTCACATATTCCTCTGGTGCAGTACTACCGTTACGCCAAGACCGAGATTTATCAGGCCGAGCAAGAAAAACGCAAAGCCGATATCGCTCGTGATCGGCACGAATTCCGGCTTGAGCGTCTGGAAAAAGAAGCGCGCGAGAAAGAAGAAGCGCGTCGACGCAAGCGCGAAGCGCTGAAAAAACCGGCTGCAGATGCACCCAGCGCGGCGCCGCCCAAACCCTCCGGTGGAAATGACGCCATCGCCGCAGCCATCGCCAAGGCCAAAGCGCAAAAAGCCAAGGCAGCAAAAACCACAGGTGCAAACACTGCGGCGGATGCGATTGCCAAGGCCAAAGCGCTGGCGGCCGCAAAGACGCCGGCACCGGACACCAGCGCCACTGCGGATGACCCGGTCGCTGCGGCCATCGCCAAGGCCAAAGCCGCCAAGACCGCGAAAGCTGCCGGCGCAAACCCGGCCGCAGACGCCATCGCCAAAGCCAAGGCGCGGGCTGCCGCGAAAAAAACCGCCGATGTGGACGAACCCGCAGTCGCACAAACCGATGATCCAGTCGCTGCGGCCATCAGCAAGGCCAAAGCCGCCAAGGCTGCAAAAGCGGAAGGCTCAAATGCAGCTGCGCAGGCCATTGCCAAAGCTAAAGCGCTAGCTGCCGCGAAAACATCTGATGCTGCGGGCGAACCAGCCCCACCACCATCCGATGATCCGGTGGCCGCGGCCATTGCCAAGGCCAAAGCCGCCAAGGCCGCAAAAGCGGACGGCTCAAATCCGGCCGCAGAGGCCATCGCCAAAGCCAAAGCGGCCAAAGCCGCCCGTGAGAAATCATCCTGA
- the rsxB gene encoding electron transport complex subunit RsxB: protein MLTAILAFGGLAAAFGIALGVASVRYKVEGDPLVDQIDAILPQTQCGQCSYPGCRPYAEAIANDEAEINQCPPGGEDGVIALAELLGREPLPLNPDNGVADDEKYQAVIDEDRCIGCTLCIQACPVDAIVGANKLMHTVIEKECTGCELCVPPCPVDCIDMVAIKPTITTWKWTPPQQDAA, encoded by the coding sequence ATGTTGACCGCCATCCTGGCATTTGGCGGACTGGCCGCTGCTTTCGGCATCGCCCTGGGCGTGGCCTCGGTGCGCTACAAGGTCGAAGGCGACCCCCTGGTTGACCAGATTGACGCCATCTTGCCGCAGACCCAGTGCGGCCAGTGCAGCTACCCGGGCTGCCGGCCCTATGCCGAAGCCATTGCCAACGATGAGGCCGAGATCAATCAGTGCCCGCCCGGCGGCGAAGACGGTGTCATTGCGTTGGCCGAACTGCTGGGCCGCGAACCACTGCCGCTGAATCCGGACAACGGTGTTGCCGACGACGAAAAGTATCAGGCTGTCATTGACGAAGACCGCTGCATCGGCTGCACCTTGTGCATTCAGGCCTGCCCGGTGGATGCAATCGTAGGTGCCAACAAGCTGATGCACACGGTCATCGAGAAGGAATGCACCGGCTGCGAGCTGTGCGTACCGCCGTGCCCGGTGGACTGCATCGACATGGTTGCGATCAAGCCGACGATCACCACCTGGAAGTGGACCCCGCCGCAGCAGGATGCCGCCTGA